In Trichoderma atroviride chromosome 2, complete sequence, one DNA window encodes the following:
- a CDS encoding uncharacterized protein (TransMembrane:4 (o478-496i558-582o602-623i712-731o)~BUSCO:EOG092D0YYX), translated as MAGVSQDAEPAAAGHATPAPPTSTAAAETTAVAVLEFDDFGLPIKKFIAPVAETTDSDAQDATDDANTGGEARNGTHEAQENDEETKEAADNKSGHTSDGDAGDVDPKDAEEARAAATSPVQQETTAETGHKEPSSPLIDAWKPDPVSPSPAKGAPAPSTPKTPNNTTGWGDKHAQAKSPEGSNQTHRRDMSFSSPANGKGISEYSHQHVLMQPEEHDKPKEDDDGGWQEMPSYARYDMYDDDDRLIAREHDADADETYGYAGLGGAGKGYTRVIMDEDAESATSMDEHTQYLFKDPKGTSMGEDDEARDAVSQMQATKDLLTEGQRIAYVGVVRLEIVNLVKEAELEITRGAKRQVIMGAEAVKMWGQKMMIRLYAHMDISDAEQIMIEQLAAHGVMSQDLTPALLANSRVSNPMAEEKSVGSPGTPRSGRYPPSYSEEEEKPAEMPPPYETHTGEELPEVKTPSQMPTTEKIDIDLRWTILCDLFLILIADSIYDARSRTLLERVAKSLDISWIDICKFEKRVTDALEIQQAAEKENWNEEEHMEHRRKMALKKRYIMMGLATVGGGLVIGLSAGLLAPVIGAGLAAGFTTIGVTGTSSFLAGAGGAAIITSSAAASGGIIGGRAAGRRTGAVKTFEYRPLHNNKRVNLIVTVSGWLTGKVDDVRLPFSTVDPIMGDMYSVLWEPEMLRSMGDTINILATEALTQGLQQVLGSTILVSLMAAIQLPVVLTKLSYLIDNPWAVSLDRATAAGLILADSLIERSLGTRPITLVGYSLGARVIFSCLRELARKGAYGLVQNVYMFGSPIVVNKDEFLKARSVVSGRFVNGYNRNDWILGYLFRLTNGGIKKVAGLGPLTDCPWIESIDVTDLVAGHMEYRKAMPSLLIRCGWLVTSEEFSEIEDPDPDDHQGRQRELISEIEEARRELEKEGKAEKRGSKFGIFGRRKKGERQEWEIYEDSGKGPAKDEKKTEGSDGSNYGVLFDIDAIRAELAKETENDGGEEIQVKEIKSTLPPMKLDYSPVTSPRTPVRGATLGLRDSWQTSKSAEVLPIRSLNGGYSPREPPATTTTTTLGTPATQSLALRSPYHYEPDPHEEEEISMTFDTSFHEPVARRHSAFDEEPSRPEVKTTNTLPTVPTVPNVSNPWNDLDDDEFGKEQEISMTFA; from the exons ATGGCCGGCGTCAGCCAGGATGCAGAGCCCGCGGCCGCCGGCCATGCGACTCCAGCGCCACCGacgagcacagcagcagctgaaacCACGGCGGTTGCTGTGCTAGAGTTCGACGACTTTGGCCTGCCCATCAAGAAGTTTATAGCGCCGGTGGCAGAGACCACAGACTCGGATGCCCAAGATGCGACAGACGATGCGAATACGGGCGGCGAGGCCCGGAATGGGACACACGAAGCTCAAGAAAACGACGAGGAGacaaaagaagctgctgataATAAGAGCGGACACACGTCAGACGGCGATGCTGGAGATGTCGATCCCAAAGATGCCGAAGAAGCGAGGGCTGCGGCCACTTCGCCCGTACAACAGGAGACCACGGCAGAGACAGGCCATAAGGAACCTTCAAGCCCATTGATAGATGCTTGGAAACCGGATCCtgtctcgccatctccagcaaaaGGTGCTCCAGCGCCTTCTACGCCAAAGACCCCCAACAACACCACCGGATGGGGCGACAAGCATGCCCAGGCAAAATCACCCGAGGGATCCAACCAGACACACAGACGAGACATGAGCTTCTCGAGTCCCGCCAATGGAAAGGGTATCTCGGAATACTCTCATCAGCACGTTTTAATGCAACCAGAAGAACATGACAAGCCGaaagaggacgacgatggcggctGGCAGGAGATGCCATCCTATGCCAGGTATGACATgtatgacgacgacgaccgGTTAATTGCCCGAGAGCACGATGCAGATGCGGACGAAACTTATGGCTATGCGGGgcttggcggcgctggaaAGGGATATACACGCGTCATcatggatgaagatgccgagtCGGCAACGAGCATGGACGAGCACACACAATACTTGTTCAAGGACCCCAAGGGCACGAGCATgggcgaagatgacgaggccaGAGACGCCGTGTCCCAGATGCAGGCCACAAAAGACCTTCTCACCGAGGGCCAGAGAATTGCATACGTTGGCGTTGTTCGCCTGGAGATTGTAAACCTAGTGAAGGAAGCCGAGCTGGAAATTACAAGAGGCGCCAAAAGGCAGGTCATCATGGGCGCCGAAGCAGTCAAGATGTGGGgtcaaaagatgatgattcgACTCTACGCTCACATGGACATTAGCGATGCGGAGCAAATCATGATTGAGCAGCTTGCTGCCCACGGCGTCATGTCTCAAGATCTCACAcctgctctgctcgccaacTCTCGAGTTTCAAACCCCATGgccgaagagaagagcgtcgGGTCACCCGGGACACCCAGATCTGGCCGCTACCCGCCGTCATActcggaggaggaggagaaaccTGCcgagatgccgccgccgtatGAAACGCACACTGGTGAGGAGCTGCCGGAGGTCAAGACACCGTCACAGATGCCGACAACAGAGAAAATCGACATTGACCTGCGGTGGACAATTCTGTGCGATTTGTTCTTGATACTCATTGCAGACTCAATATACGATGCTCGGTCAAGAACCTTGCTGGAGCGGGTCGCCAAGAGCTTGGATATCTCATGGATAGACATTTGCAAGTTTGAAAAGAGAGTGACGGATGCGTTGGAGATACAGCAGGCGGCCGAAAAGGAAAATtggaatgaagaagagcacaTGGAGCACCGGAGAAAGATGGCCCTCAAGAAGAGATATATCATGATGGGCCTGGCCACCGTGGGAGGCGGCCTTGTAATTGGTCTCTCGGCTGGTTTACTTGCCCCTGTCATCGGAGCTGGTTTAGCAGCTGGCTTTACAACTATCGGAGTCACCGGTACAAGCAGTTTCTTAGCTggagcaggaggagcagccaTCATCACGTCCAGTGCAGCGGCCTCAGGAGGCATCATTGGAGGCAGGGCAGCCGGTCGCCGAACCGGCGCTGTCAAGACCTTTGAGTATCGGCCTCTACACAACAACAAACGTGTCAATCTTATTGTCACGGTGTCGGGCTGGCTGACGGGAAAAGTCGACGATGTCCGCTTACCGTTCAGTACGGTTGATCCTATAATGGGCGATATGTACTCAGTATTGTGGGAACCAGAAATGCTTCGTAGTATGGGTGATACCATTAACATTCTGGCTACTGAG GCACTTACTCAAGGTCTACAGCAAGTCCTGGGCAGTACGATCCTTGTCAGTCTGATGGCAGCTATCCAGCTTCCTGTGGTTCTGACTAAACTCTCCTACCTCATTGACAACCCCTGGGCAGTATCCCTGGACCGTGCAACAGCGGCAGGCCTTATTCTGGCAGATTCGCTCATAGAACGAAGCTTGGGCACACGACCCATTACTCTTGTCGGATATTCACTCGGTGCTCGAGTCATCTTCTCCTGTTTGAGAGAGCTTGCGAGAAAGGGCGCATATGGACTTGTCCAAAATGTGTACATGTTTGGATCGCCAATCGTGGTGAACAAGGATGAATTCCTCAAGGCACGATCAGTGGTTTCCGGCCGCTTTGTAAACGGGTATAACCGCAATGACTGGATTCTCGGCTATCTCTTCCGGTTGACAAACGGAGGTATCAAGAAAGTCGCCGGATTAGGTCCTCTGACCGACTGCCCGTGGATAGAAAGTATTGACGTGACAGACCTCGTGGCCGGCCACATGGAGTATCGTAAGGCCATGccatctcttctcatcaGATGTGGGTGGCTCGTTACCAGCGAGGAGTTTTCGGAAATTGAGGACCCAGATCCCGATGATCACCAAGGACGACAGCGAGAGCTCATCAGtgagattgaagaagcaCGCAGAGAGCTAGAGAAGGAGGGcaaagcagagaagagggggaGCAAGTTTGGAATATTCGGCCGGCGCAAGAAGGGAGAACGACAGGAATGGGAGATTTACGAAGATTCAGGCAAGGGCCCAGCCAAggacgaaaagaagacggaagGCAGCGATGGCAGCAATTATGGCGTGCTGTTTGACATTGACGCCATCCGAGCGGAGCTGGCTAAGGAGACGGAGAATGATGGAGGGGAGGAGATTCAAGTCAAGGAAATCAAGTCGACGCTTCCGCCGATGAAACTTGACTACTCGCCGGTGACTTCCCCCAGGACGCCGGTGCGAGGGGCGACCCTTGGGTTACGGGACTCCTGGCAGACGTCAAAGAGCGCAGAAGTATTGCCAATACGTTCCTTGAATGGTGGCTACAGTCCGCGTGAGCCGCCggcaacgacgacgacgacgacgctaGGAACGCCCGCAACACAATCGCTAGCATTACGATCGCCGTATCATTATGAGCCGGACCCtcacgaagaggaggagatcTCCATGACGTTTGACACATCGTTCCACGAGCCCGTTGCTCGGCGCCACTCTGCGTTTGACGAAGAGCCGAGCAGGCCAGAGGTTAAAACGACGAATACGCTACCAACTGTACCAACTGTACCAAATGTTTCGAATCCATGGAATGACTtggatgacgatgagttTGGCAAGGAGCAGGAGATTTCCATGACGTTTGCGTAA